The Pseudanabaena sp. ABRG5-3 genome includes the window TGCCAATTCCATGCCAGATTGATGCTATCAAATAGTTCGGAGGGTTCTCGACCCGTCATCAGCACAATGGAAGTTACCGCAAGGGCATAGAGATCGCTATTGGCATAGGCATTTCCCGACTGCAATTGCTCTGGTGGTGCATAGCCTGCTTTACCTGCCACCGTTGATGCAGGTATACCCATTTGGGAATTGAGTTTGGCATTAGTTTCTTGGACTACACCAAAATCAATTAGCACAGGTAAATTGTCCTGCGATCGCAACATCAGGTTTTCAGGCGAAATATCGCGGTGAATGATGTTGTGACTATGCAGATAGCTCAGCACTGGCAAAAGCTGCTGCATCAAGGCAAAAATTTCATTTTCGGAAAAGGTTTGACCTGTTTTTAATCGCTCAAGGAGCAAATTGCGATAATTTTTACCTTCTACATAGTCTTGAACTAGGAGTAGCCTTCCCTCTGACTCAAAGGTAGCGCGAAACTCTGGTACTTGGGGATGGCGAATTTGATAGAGTACCGTGGCTTCACGCCGAAACAATTCCTTCGCTTTTTCGGATACCTCTAGGGAATCTTGGGGAGGAATAAATTCTTTGAGAACACAGGTTTCGTTAAAGCGCTCTAGGTCTTGCGCTAGATAGGTGCGCCCCATACCACCCTGTCCAATCGTTGAGCGGATAGCATAGCGACCTTTAAGAACAAAACCTTGGGGGAATGGGGATTGCATAAAACATTAACTAAATGAATATAAATAGCTTAAATTTGGCTTTGCCGAATTTAAGCCTAATACCGTACTGCCATTGCGCTACCACGAATCAAATATTTGGGACCTTCAATATCAATGGATGTGCCAACCTTGACCTTTTCATTACCAAATACAACACCATCATTGGTGACTCTAGCGGTAGCTTCAAGGGTGAGGGCTAGGTCAGACTGGGATGTGGACACCGCACGGGGATCGTCAAACAATACTGGAGAACCATCGGCTTTGGCGGCAACAACTTGGGGGGTGGAGATGCTGACTTTTTTAATGGTGACTTCGCCCCGTGGCTGGTTGCGAATGATGATATTTACTTTGTCGCCAATCTTGATCAGATTTTGGGGATTAGTTGCACTCAAACCTCGTACATTCATGTCTACTTGGACAGTTTTGTTTTCAGCAGATAGCATTTGTGCGATCGAGCTGCCGCTATTACCGGGGACAACGAGTAAGCCGATGAGGACGATCAGGATTGTGGCGATCGCGCCGATGTCCAAAATGCTAAGTTTGCCAAATAAACGACCTTGCCGATCTAAAATTGCCATGCGTATTTGCTGAATGTAACGGTTGAAATAGGTTTAAAGGTTAAAAAATTGAAGAGGCGAGTAAACGCCGTCAGCATTACAGTATAAGCGTAAATTGAATTTGTTCAGCCATGCAAAGTAGGTTTACAAAATTCACTTTGCCTTTGGTAAAGCGTTCAATAGCTCTTCAGTAATGATTTCGCTCATGATGCTCGATAGTTTGGGCAAAAGGATATCGTTAGTGCGGCTCATCGAATCAACCGCAATCTGTGGCAAGACACTAATTGCTTTTTTACCTGTTGAGGATTTGTAAAAACCAATGATATCGCGCAGTTCTGACTCCGTAAAATACTTGTCATAGATAGGATAGGAAACTTGCTCCACCAATTGATTGAGATCAATCTTTTTAAGTACGCGATCGCGATATTTAATCGCCATCCGTGACACGATGTCATTAAATTGTTTCTGCACTTCGGGGCGATCGCTACCTAGCGCAGGTACAGTTTTCAAAATTGTTGATACTAGCTTGGGTAATTCGGCCCGTACCATCGCGTCCATAATTTGGTTCGCATTTTTACCTGATTCAGTGATTTCCAACAGTTCTTTAATCAATTCACGCTTTTCTGATGAAATTACAGGTGCGACTGATTCGGCTGGCTTCTTGGTTTCACTGCTCTCTTGCGGAACTTGAGCGATCGCCTTATTTAAACTTGATGACGGCAATGCCGCAGTTGTCAGTAATGCAGAAATGGCAATGGTTGCAAAAATACGATTGAGCATAGTTGTATTAATAAGTAGACGGTATTTATAAGTTGGATTGTTGCAAACTAACCCAACTACTGATATTTGTCGAGATTGTAAGCAAGTTTATCGGCGATCGCTGTTACCCAATTTTCATCCTGTTTCGTATAACTACGGGGGGCACTAGCGCCTAATACCATGACTCCTTTTTCGCCCAGAGGTTGCACGATTACGCCCTGAGTATTTTCGGGTAAATAGTCAAA containing:
- a CDS encoding DUF2059 domain-containing protein gives rise to the protein MLNRIFATIAISALLTTAALPSSSLNKAIAQVPQESSETKKPAESVAPVISSEKRELIKELLEITESGKNANQIMDAMVRAELPKLVSTILKTVPALGSDRPEVQKQFNDIVSRMAIKYRDRVLKKIDLNQLVEQVSYPIYDKYFTESELRDIIGFYKSSTGKKAISVLPQIAVDSMSRTNDILLPKLSSIMSEIITEELLNALPKAK
- a CDS encoding DUF4330 domain-containing protein; amino-acid sequence: MAILDRQGRLFGKLSILDIGAIATILIVLIGLLVVPGNSGSSIAQMLSAENKTVQVDMNVRGLSATNPQNLIKIGDKVNIIIRNQPRGEVTIKKVSISTPQVVAAKADGSPVLFDDPRAVSTSQSDLALTLEATARVTNDGVVFGNEKVKVGTSIDIEGPKYLIRGSAMAVRY